One segment of Streptomyces sp. YIM 121038 DNA contains the following:
- a CDS encoding glycoside hydrolase domain-containing protein yields MADEMVRKAQSFVNNTYDGKLGIGRLPEDGKTSWSLMFALTRALQYELGIANLSDAFGPTTLSALTSKYPLLNEGNIPSKDFARIIQSGLYAKGYDGGDIDGSYNSRVKASMSKLKEDMGVDFAYPGSYLTPKVFKGLLNMDAYVTVNNGSEAIRSVQKWLNGQYVQRRDFFIIPCDGHNSRDVSKSMLFAVQYELGMADGTANGVFGPGTQAGLKEHPLSTGSSGPWVYLFTGAMVLNKRPVSFSSSFTSSLSEAVGKFQSFAKLPTTGKGDFQTWASLLVSYGDQSRKGEACDGVTKITSARAQALKAEGIKYIGRYLTNLSATSLPEKAIQPGELQTIADHGLRCFPIYQTFGRDASGFNFSAGRAAGYAAINAAVDHGFKSGTRIFFAVDFDALDQDVTNNVLPHFKGISDSMSDAGNPYEVGVYGPRNVCTRVAEAGHSTASFVSDMSSGFSGNFGYPLPSDWAYDQIVTRTVGSGDGKIEIDNNIASGRDTGQGSFNKPRGVIPDVRFNGGYLTALSGDISKYMRSIGFPDDGGSGSDARLFTHKQCFETVMSQDELITDLSHRYKMRKALIQTTTYWEMRHYDLVDQGVDHAVALYHLQGIGNRRDSSTGIAQISGEVCIRAWNHGIKKGYVEGPILDPAKDADIWTMWQKVNKDHSFSVTTVSLIHLWGVDGKPGGENPPGGETTLRSMRLDYTEGEIYQVLRRYQGWGNMAEEHATKRMALYQILEKYNGIVRNL; encoded by the coding sequence GTGGCCGATGAGATGGTCCGGAAAGCGCAGTCATTCGTTAACAACACCTATGACGGAAAACTGGGAATAGGGAGGCTTCCAGAGGACGGGAAGACCAGTTGGAGTCTAATGTTCGCGCTTACGCGCGCGCTCCAGTATGAGCTCGGCATAGCGAACCTGTCGGACGCCTTTGGGCCGACGACTCTGTCCGCACTTACCTCTAAGTACCCTCTATTAAATGAGGGAAATATCCCCTCTAAGGATTTTGCCCGGATCATCCAATCTGGTCTGTATGCTAAGGGGTACGATGGAGGTGACATTGACGGAAGCTATAACTCCCGTGTGAAGGCTTCGATGAGCAAGCTGAAAGAGGACATGGGAGTCGACTTCGCATACCCCGGCAGTTACCTAACGCCAAAGGTGTTCAAGGGCCTCTTGAACATGGATGCGTACGTCACGGTCAACAACGGCTCAGAGGCAATTCGAAGCGTTCAAAAGTGGCTGAACGGTCAGTACGTCCAACGCAGAGACTTCTTCATTATCCCGTGTGATGGGCATAACTCGCGAGATGTCTCTAAGTCCATGCTGTTCGCCGTTCAGTACGAGCTGGGTATGGCAGATGGAACGGCAAATGGTGTATTCGGTCCAGGAACGCAAGCCGGGCTGAAAGAGCACCCCCTATCTACTGGCTCCAGCGGACCATGGGTTTACCTATTCACTGGGGCCATGGTGCTCAACAAACGTCCAGTCTCTTTCTCCTCCAGCTTTACAAGCAGTCTGTCCGAAGCTGTCGGAAAGTTTCAGTCGTTCGCCAAGCTGCCGACCACTGGCAAGGGCGACTTCCAGACCTGGGCCTCCCTTCTGGTGTCCTATGGCGATCAGAGCCGCAAAGGCGAAGCATGTGACGGGGTCACGAAGATAACATCAGCGCGTGCACAGGCGCTGAAGGCTGAGGGCATCAAGTATATTGGCCGTTATTTAACAAATCTAAGCGCAACTTCCCTTCCAGAGAAGGCGATCCAGCCTGGAGAGCTACAGACCATCGCTGACCATGGGTTGCGCTGCTTTCCTATCTACCAAACCTTTGGTCGTGATGCCAGTGGATTCAATTTTTCCGCTGGAAGGGCTGCTGGCTATGCAGCCATTAACGCCGCCGTAGACCATGGATTCAAGTCGGGGACTCGAATCTTCTTCGCAGTCGACTTTGACGCACTCGATCAGGACGTTACGAACAACGTCCTGCCTCACTTCAAAGGGATATCGGACTCAATGTCCGACGCCGGAAATCCTTATGAGGTCGGAGTATATGGTCCGCGCAATGTCTGTACTCGTGTTGCCGAGGCCGGGCATTCAACAGCGAGCTTCGTTTCCGACATGTCGTCTGGTTTCTCAGGAAACTTTGGATATCCCTTGCCCAGCGACTGGGCCTACGATCAAATCGTCACCCGAACCGTAGGCTCTGGTGACGGGAAGATCGAGATCGACAATAACATAGCCTCCGGCCGCGACACCGGGCAGGGATCATTCAACAAGCCTCGTGGCGTCATACCTGACGTCCGGTTTAACGGTGGTTATCTAACCGCCTTAAGCGGTGATATCAGCAAGTACATGCGATCGATCGGGTTCCCGGACGATGGCGGCTCGGGTAGTGACGCAAGGCTTTTCACGCACAAGCAGTGCTTTGAAACCGTCATGAGTCAGGATGAGCTGATCACGGACCTTTCGCACAGATATAAGATGCGAAAGGCGCTGATCCAGACGACCACCTACTGGGAGATGCGCCACTACGACTTGGTCGACCAGGGTGTGGACCATGCAGTGGCTTTGTACCACCTTCAGGGAATTGGAAACAGGCGGGATTCCTCCACGGGCATCGCGCAAATCAGTGGCGAGGTCTGCATCCGTGCCTGGAATCATGGTATTAAGAAAGGGTACGTGGAAGGCCCCATCCTCGACCCTGCCAAGGACGCAGATATTTGGACGATGTGGCAGAAGGTCAACAAGGATCACTCGTTCAGCGTCACGACAGTTTCGCTAATCCACCTCTGGGGCGTGGACGGGAAGCCGGGAGGCGAAAACCCCCCGGGGGGCGAAACCACGCTCCGTTCAATGCGCTTGGACTATACCGAGGGGGAGATCTACCAGGTTCTTCGCCGGTACCAGGGCTGGGGCAACATGGCGGAAGAGCATGCCACTAAACGCATGGCTCTCTATCAGATCCTCGAAAAGTACAACGGTATCGTTCGGAATCTGTGA